acctccttctcgttgtcatcatcatcgagAACAGTGGTCTTGATGGGGAGGATCTCCTGGTCGAACTTGCCGGCGGCCTGGGCAGCGGCGGCCTTCTCGTAGGACTTGGCAGCAAAGGCGTCCTGGGCCTTTCGGGACACGTTGTACTTGGCGGCAACGTTCTCGGAAGTGATACCCATGGGGATCAGGCACTTCTTAGCCTCCTCGTTGTTCTGGAacttgttggagaaggGGGTGACGGAGTTGGGACCGTACTGGTTGGACATGGACTCGACACCACAGCCGATACCAATGTCAATCTGGCCGGCTCGGATCTTGTTGGCAACGTCGTTGACGGCCATCAGACCAGAGGAGCACTGTCGGTTGAGAGCGACGAAGGGAACGGTCTCGGGGATGCCGGCAACAAGGCAGGCAGCTCGGTGCTCAGTGGCACCGGCACCGGCAGCGAGAACGTTTCCGCAGACGACATCACCGATGAGCTTGGGGTCGATCTTGGACTCCTTGACGAGGCCCTCCAGCAGAGAGGCGAGCAgctcggaagaagaggtgtcCTTGAACAGACCCTTGCCTCCCTTGGTGTGGGCAGTTCGGTAGGCGGCGGTGATGACAACGTCATCGGGGTTCTTGGAGGTGATAGCGTCGAGGCCCTTGGCGGGGTTCTGCTCGAGCTGGGTGGCGAGGTTGTTAAGTCGGTCCATTTTTGTGTGTCTTGGTTGGATGAGGTCCAAAGTGGGGGGAGTCTACCAGGCTTTATATACACCTGGTAGTTGCAACTTTCGGTATGATCCCCACGAAAGATAAAGTTCAGCATGTGGAGAGCCGAGGTAGTATGCGTGTGACAGAGACCCAAACTGGGGGTCACCGCGTGCACACTGGCGACGCCGCTCTGGAAGGTCACATGACCGCAGATACTCCGTTCTCCCCTCACGTCGATTCGGCTCGGGGACACGGTCAGCGCCATTGCCACGTGTCCACGGTTCTCTCCACTCTGTAGAAAGTCACTT
This genomic interval from Yarrowia lipolytica chromosome 1E, complete sequence contains the following:
- a CDS encoding uncharacterized protein (Compare to YALI0E18568g, uniprot|Q05493 Yarrowia lipolytica 3-ketoacyl-CoA thiolase peroxisomal precursor) is translated as MDRLNNLATQLEQNPAKGLDAITSKNPDDVVITAAYRTAHTKGGKGLFKDTSSSELLASLLEGLVKESKIDPKLIGDVVCGNVLAAGAGATEHRAACLVAGIPETVPFVALNRQCSSGLMAVNDVANKIRAGQIDIGIGCGVESMSNQYGPNSVTPFSNKFQNNEEAKKCLIPMGITSENVAAKYNVSRKAQDAFAAKSYEKAAAAQAAGKFDQEILPIKTTVLDDDDNEKEVTVNKDDGIRPGVTAEKLGKLKPAFSAEGTTHAGNASQISDGAGAVLLMRRSVAEKLGQPILAKFVHCKTVGVPPELMGIGPAYAIPAVLEDLGLTVNDVDVFEINEAFASQALFSIQHCGIDESKVNPRGGAIAIGHPLGATGARQFATLLSELKESGKKVGVTSMCIGTGMGAASLVVAE